In Caldalkalibacillus thermarum, the genomic window TCAAGGCTTCTTTGTCGTCTTTGAACGTGTCATAGATGTGTTGACGTTCCTCAAGCATTTTGTTGTAAACGAAACGGACGCAACCGAACGTTTTGGCGAGCAGTTGTTCCTGTTCTTGTGTTGGATACAGACGGAATTTGTAGGCTTTGTTGGCCATATCCGCATCACCTGCCCACAATACGAACGTTTGTTTGATCTTATTTTACCACACTCATCATATTGAGGCTACATCAAACCGACATTCATCTCCCACTTTCGCTTCGCTTAGAAGTGGGAGACTTCTGTCGGAGGTAAGTTAAAAGACTTGCTCCCTAAACCAAAGGCGAGCAAGTCTTTTTCTTGATTACCAAGCGGCAATATGACCATCCGTACGCGGTTCGGTACCTCCGGCCAGTACGCCCGTCTTGGGATCACGCCAGATGATTTGCCCCCGGCCGAAACCGCCATGGTCCAGTGCACGTTGAATGTGATGCCCTTTCCGGGCCAGGGCTTGGGCAATGTGTTCCGGGAAAGAGGGGTCCACTTCCACGACTTTGTCCTTTTTCCATTGCCATCTGGGGGCATCCAAGGCCGCCTGCGGGTTAAGGTGAAAATCAATGGTATTCATGATCACTTGCACATGGCCCTGGGGCTGCATAAAACCGCCCATCACCCCAAACGGACCTACGGGCTGGTTCCCTTTGGTCAGGAACCCGGGGATAATGGTATGGTAAGTTTTCTTGCCGGGCGCCAGTGCGTTATCATGCGCCGGATCCATAGAGAAGTTATGCCCTCTGTTCTGCATGGCAATGCCGGTTTCCGGAATGACAATGCCAGACCCAAAGCCCATATAGTTACTTTGAATGAAAGAGACCATATTGCCTTCGCCATCAGCGGCTGCCAAATAAACCGTTCCCCCTCTGGGAGGCTCGCCGGCCTCCGGTTGTAAGGCCGTATCCGTAATCAGGCTGCGTCTTTGCTCTGCATAAGCCTCATCCAGCAGATCTTCCACCTTCACCCTCATCCGGTCAAGCTGGGTGATATATTTCAATCCGTCAGCAAAGGCCAGCTTGACCGCTTCGATCTGCTTGTGGAAGGTTTCTACGCTATCTCTTGCTTCAAACTGAAACCCTTTTAAAATGTTGAGCGCCATAAGCGCCACAAGCCCCTGGCCGTTGGGCGGAATCTCCCAGACGTCATAACCCCGGTAGTTCACTTTAATGGGTTCCACCCATTCCGGCTGATAGGCCGCTAAATCCGCTTGGCGCAGGTAACCACCATGTTGTTTGGAGAACTGTTCTATTTTTTCCGCCAGCTCCCCCCGGTAAAAGGCCTCCGCTTTGGTTTCAGCAATCGCTTGGAGCGTGCGGGCATGACCAGGAGAACGCCACACTTCCCCCACTTGCGGTGCCCTGCCCTGTGGCGCAAAGGTCTCAAACCAGGGGCGGAACTCTTCGCCCTTCAAATTTTGGCTGTATAACTCAAAAGCCCGCTGCCAGAAATAACCCAAGGTCGGCGTGAGCGGATAGCCCTCTTCGGCATAACGGACAG contains:
- a CDS encoding gamma-glutamyltransferase family protein, with the protein product MTGYDPFYYPYPSRRMTVYAKRGMVATSQPLAAQAGLEILQKGGNAIDAAIATAASLTVVEPTSNGIGGDAFALVWTNGKLHGLNASGPAPQGISIDKLKKAGYKEIPTHGWIPVTVPGAPAAWAALSERFGRLPLSQVLEPAVRYAEEGYPLTPTLGYFWQRAFELYSQNLKGEEFRPWFETFAPQGRAPQVGEVWRSPGHARTLQAIAETKAEAFYRGELAEKIEQFSKQHGGYLRQADLAAYQPEWVEPIKVNYRGYDVWEIPPNGQGLVALMALNILKGFQFEARDSVETFHKQIEAVKLAFADGLKYITQLDRMRVKVEDLLDEAYAEQRRSLITDTALQPEAGEPPRGGTVYLAAADGEGNMVSFIQSNYMGFGSGIVIPETGIAMQNRGHNFSMDPAHDNALAPGKKTYHTIIPGFLTKGNQPVGPFGVMGGFMQPQGHVQVIMNTIDFHLNPQAALDAPRWQWKKDKVVEVDPSFPEHIAQALARKGHHIQRALDHGGFGRGQIIWRDPKTGVLAGGTEPRTDGHIAAW